In Populus nigra chromosome 1, ddPopNigr1.1, whole genome shotgun sequence, one genomic interval encodes:
- the LOC133675545 gene encoding uncharacterized protein LOC133675545, which translates to MGKKKHKEPDTSTAQNHTASALSDVFKTLFSGADQTASTSSLFSDSNPFKRKPEDPKSNENLSTDVDTQKPNLYETTEKLKKVKTENPNLGFEPKEEETLRKRKKRKRDDLEREYEAKKYGPVVDNEENASVVVGAKRKNTDDAADVLVSKESEGFDDESKLLRTVFVGNLPLKVKKKTLIKEFSKFGDVESLRIRSVPIAESKIPRKGAILLKKFNDNVDSVHAYVVFKNEQSAEASLSHNMAVVGSNHIRVDRACPPRKKLKGSDAPLYDNKRTVFVGNLPFDVKDEELYQLFIGIKDLASSIEAVRVIRDPHVGLGKGIAYVLFKTREAANLVIKKRNLKLRDRELRLSHARQDSTPSKRKNSFAEGTANSPNKRLAPDSRAPYHNNRPDRKAAKSYQGLRASKSGVEKKVHAPAHSKRDVAPKMKSKPREEKHQGKRPAVAKRKAKATALKDGGALEPARQKRKLDSRTPDSSNRKKKARKFR; encoded by the exons ATGGGCAAAAAGAAACACAAGGAACCAGACACCTCCACAGCCCAGAACCACACGGCTTCTGCTCTTTCCGATGTCTTCAAAACCCTATTCAGCGGCGCCGATCAAACCGCCTCTACCTCCTCCCTTTTCTCTGATAGCAACCCTTTCAAAAGAAAACCCGAAGACCCAAAATCCAACGAAAACCTCAGCACCGATGTCGACACCCAAAAACCCAACCTCTATGAAACTACAGAGAAACTAAAAAAGGTGAAAACTGAAAATCCCAATTTGGGTTTTGAGCCAAAAGAAGAGGAAACGTTaaggaagagaaagaagagaaaaagagacGATCTTGAGAGAGAATATGAGGCTAAAAAGTATGGTCCAGTGGTAGATAATGAGGAAAATGCGAGTGTTGTTGTTGGAGCTAAGAGGAAAAACACTGATGATGCTGCGGATGTGCTGGTTTCAAAGGAGAGTGAAGGGTTTGATGATGAGAGCAAGTTGTTGAGGACTGTGTTTGTTGGGAATTTGCCTTTGAAGGTGAAGAAGAAGACACTTATTAAGGAATTTAGTAAGTTTGGGGACGTTGAGTCTCTGAGGATCCGGTCCGTGCCAATTGCTGAA TCCAAGATACCGAGGAAGGGAGCTATTTTGTTGAAGAAATTTAATGATAATGTTGACAG TGTTCATGCATATGTTGTTTTCAAGAATGAGCAATCGGCAGAGGCATCTCTCTCCCATAATATGGCTGTG GTTGGAAGCAATCACATTCGTGTAGATAGGGCATGCCCACCTCGCAAAAAGTTAAAGGGGTCAGATGCTCCCCTTTATGATAACAAGAGGACAGTTTTTGTTGGTAACCTCCCCTTTGATGTGAAG GATGAAGAACTTTATCAGCTTTTCATTGGTATTAAAGATCTTGCATCCAGTATTGAAGCTGTTCGAGTAATTAGAGATCCTCATGTAGGTCTAGGAAAGGGCATCGCCTATGTGCTGTTTAAAACAAGG GAAGCTGCGAATTTGGTGATCAAGAAACGGAATTTGAAGCTTCGTGATAGAGAGCTGAGACTATCTCATGCCAGACAGGATTCTACCCCCTCCAAGAGAAAGAACTCATTTGCTGAAGGGACAGCTAATTCACCAAACAAGAGGTTGGCACCAGATTCAAGGGCTCCTTACCATAACAACAGGCCAGATAGGAAGGCTGCCAAATCCTACCAGGGCTTGCGTGCTAGCAAATCTGGTGTGGAGAAGAAAGTCCATGCTCCTGCACATTCAAAGCGAGATGTAGCACCTAAGATGAAATCTAAGCCACGAGAAGAAAAGCATCAGGGGAAAAGACCCGCTGTTGCTAAAAGAAAGGCAAAAGCTACAGCACTCAAGGATGGTGGTGCTTTAGAACCAGCCAGGCAAAAACGCAAGCTCGATAGCCGGACCCCAGACAGTTccaacagaaagaaaaaggcCAGGAAATTTAGGTAG
- the LOC133696147 gene encoding uncharacterized membrane protein At4g09580, with product MKGKGGHVGSRFPLSSWEVAAASSVLLGFVLGLLGVYLTMPESDYSFLKLPRTLEDLQILRDHLETYTSDYTAQVLVGYCVVYIFMQTFMIPGTVFMSLLAGALFGVFKGVALVVFTATAGASSCYFLSKLIGRPLVFSLWPDKLSFFQEQVARRRGGLLNYMLFLRLTPTLPNTFINVASPIVDVPYHIFFLATLIGLVPAAYVTVKAGIALGELQSIGDLYDFNSIATLFLIGIVSITPTLISKSKS from the exons ATGAAGGGAAAAGGAGGACATGTGGGATCCAGATTTCCTTTGAGCTCCTGGGAGGTTGCTGCTGCTTCCTCTGTTCTGTTGGGATTCGTTCTGGGTCTTTTGGGGGTTTACCTAACCATGCCTGAATCTGATTACAGTTTCCTCAAGCTCCCTCGCACCCTTGAAGATCTTCAAATCCTcag GGATCACCTTGAAACTTATACAAGTGACTACACTGCACAAGTCCTGGTGGGATACTGTGTGGTCTACATTTTCATGCAGACTTTTATGATCCCTGGCACTGTTTTTATGTCATTGCTTGCTGGGGCTCTTTTTGGAGTATTTAAAGGTGTAGCTTTGGTGGTGTTCACTGCCACTGCTGGTGCTTCTTCTTGCTATTTCCTGTCAAAATTAATCGGGCGCCCTCTTGTCTTCAGTCTCTGGCCTGACAAGCTTAGTTTCTTCCAAGAGCAG GTGgctagaagaagaggaggattgTTGAACTACATGCTTTTCTTAAGACTAACCCCAACTTTACCAAATACATTTATTAATGTTGCTTCACCAATAGTTGATGTTCCTTATCACATTTTCTTCCTGGCAACCTTGATCGGACTTGTTCCTGCTGCTTATGTCACTGTTAAG GCTGGAATAGCTCTTGGAGAATTGCAATCTATAGGCGATCTTTATGACTTCAACTCCATTGCCACTCTATTCCTCATCGGGATTGTTTCTATTACCCCTACATTAATAAGCAAGAGTAAATCATAG
- the LOC133689723 gene encoding inositol-tetrakisphosphate 1-kinase 1-like → MADDRRGVVGYALLPKKQQSFIQDSLLSLCKSKGVDLVKIDQDRLLTDQGPFDCVLHKLYGEHWRKQLEEFQIQNPNSTIIDSPASIERLHNRISMLQVVSELKIESETDTFGIPKQIVIYDKETLFDRQSWEFLKYPVIAKPLIADGSAKSHKMALVFNHEGLNKLKPPIVLQEFVNHGGVIFKVYVVGEFVKCVKRKSLPDVSEEKLKSLEGSLSFSQVSNLTSDERNGDKYYKLMDLEDTELPPQSFITDIARGLRRGLKLNLFNFDVIRDARIGNRYLVIDINYFPGYAKMPGYETALTDFFCDLVGKSWSEEKEKDGIDKRQLVCNCDVEVRKIVSNTCCSDGEEQEKSPILQV, encoded by the coding sequence ATGGCGGACGATAGGAGAGGCGTTGTTGGCTACGCGCTGTTGCCAAAGAAACAACAAAGCTTCATCCAAGACTCACTGCTCTCTCTCTGCAAATCAAAAGGCGTCGATCTGGTGAAAATTGATCAGGACCGTCTATTAACTGATCAAGGACCGTTCGATTGCGTTCTCCACAAACTGTACGGTGAACATTGGAGGAAACAACTCGAGGAGTTCCAaattcaaaaccctaattcGACTATAATCGACTCGCCTGCGTCAATCGAACGACTCCACAACCGAATCTCGATGTTACAAGTCGTTTCGGAGCTAAAGATCGAGTCGGAAACGGACACATTCGGCATTCCGAAACAGATTGTGATTTACGATAAGGAAACGCTTTTCGACCGGCAATCTTGGGAGTTCTTAAAATATCCGGTCATTGCGAAACCATTAATTGCTGATGGTAGCGCAAAATCGCATAAAATGGCTTTGGTTTTTAACCATGAgggtttaaataaattaaaaccccCAATTGTCTTACAAGAGTTTGTTAATCACGGCGGCGTTATCTTTAAAGTTTACGTGGTAGGGGAATTTGTCAAGTGTGTGAAAAGGAAGTCGTTACCGGATGTTTCCGAGGAGAAACTGAAGAGTTTGGAAGGGTCATTGTCGTTTTCGCAGGTTTCGAATTTGACTAGTGATGAGAGAAATGGTGATAAGTATTATAAGTTAATGGATTTGGAAGATACTGAGTTGCCACCACAGAGTTTCATTACCGATATTGCTAGAGGATTGAGGAGGGGATTGAAGttgaatttgtttaattttgatgtCATCAGGGATGCTAGAATTGGGAATAGGTACCTTGTGATTGATATTAATTACTTTCCTGGGTATGCCAAAATGCCCGGTTACGAGACTGCTTTGACTGATTTCTTTTGTGATTTGGTCGGGAAGAGTTGGAGtgaggagaaagagaaagatgGGATTGATAAGCGGCAGCTGGTGTGTAATTGTGATGTGGAAGTGAGGAAGATTGTGAGCAATACTTGTTGTAGTGATGGGGAAGAGCAAGAGAAATCACCCATTCTTCAAGTTTGA
- the LOC133681055 gene encoding transcription factor MYB53-like has product MVRSPRSHGSDFKKGPWTPEEDEKLVDYIKRNGHENWKALPKLAGLNRCGKSCRLRWTNYLRPDIKRGKFSEEEERVIVNLHSVLGNKWSRIANHLPGRTDNEIKNFWNTHIRKKLLQMGIDPNTHKPRTDLDHFLNLSQFLGAARFGNTADPLDNFLQLQADATQLANIQLLRNLLQIMNTNTLTNPENNSLLGSQNPNLFEGPGNGATISNTKEPFNPVSQDLFNPLATPQAPPNDFQAISNLWASYEGGFGPEGLNINNNSLSSSYGTQTDQNPLPALVSASTSPGTSIVNQKESKGNPSNYSTGTPTYTVFEGWEKLIDDDYCSSYWKDILE; this is encoded by the exons ATGGTTAGATCTCCTCGTAGCCATGGCAGTGACTTCAAGAAAGGGCCATGGACGCCGGAGGAGGATGAGAAGCTAGTTGATTATATTAAGAGGAATGGTCATGAAAACTGGAAAGCACTCCCTAAGCTTGCAGGGTTGAATAGGTGCGGGAAGAGCTGCAGATTGAGGTGGACAAATTATCTGAGGCCTGATATCAAGAGAGGAAAATTTTCTGAGGAAGAAGAACGAGTCATCGTCAACCTTCATTCTGTTCTTGGAAACAA GTGGTCAAGGATTGCTAACCATCTTCCAGGACGGACCGACAacgaaataaaaaacttttggaATACTCACATAAGAAAGAAGCTTCTTCAAATGGGGATTGACCCAAACACTCACAAGCCAAGGACTGATCTAGATCATTTCTTGAATCTCTCTCAGTTTCTTGGCGCAGCACGGTTTGGCAATACGGCAGATCCATTGGACAATTTTCTACAGTTACAGGCAGATGCCACTCAGTTAGCCAATATCCAGTTGTTGCGAAATCTGTTACAGATTATGAATACCAACACACTGACAAATCCTGAGAACAACAGTCTCTTAGGATCCCAAAATCCTAACCTGTTTGAAGGACCGGGCAATGGGGCAACAATCTCCAATACCAAGGAACCATTTAACCCAGTATCTCAGGATCTCTTTAACCCACTTGCTACCCCTCAAGCACCACCCAATGACTTCCAAGCTATCTCGAATTTATGGGCTAGCTATGAAGGTGGATTTGGCCCTGAAGGCCTTAACATCAACAATAACAGCTTGAGCAGTTCCTATGGTACTCAAACAGATCAAAATCCACTTCCTGCATTGGTTTCAGCCTCAACCTCCCCTGGAACTTCCATCGTTAACCAAAAAGAAAGCAAGGGTAACCCATCAAACTACTCCACTGGCACGCCTACCTACACTGTTTTTGAGGGCTGGGAGAAGCTGATCGATGATGACTACTGCAGCTCCTACTGGAAAGATATTCTGGAATAG